A stretch of the Limnothrix sp. FACHB-406 genome encodes the following:
- the dacB gene encoding D-alanyl-D-alanine carboxypeptidase/D-alanyl-D-alanine-endopeptidase, translated as MSEQPRWIAGLAGLGLALGGGLLTEPALANSQAATTAEPASASQTEAIAPPPAPAPNPSTDPARAPKPLSKTLNPASATELVPGTTVTRKPGIETELIEPDSIEPDSIEPETAKQEPIETVEGKSLLAQTPRVCSNQLAGALSRIIDAPAFRSARWGIRVETLAGNNVLFDRNGIQALIPASNMKLFVTAAALQLYDGQTPLKNSNLGTLVRTINVNSNNGYADSLFRSIGGSGAVQRALAPLGVNRGEYRMSDGSGLSRSNAVQPRAFVHLLESMTEAKGSDIFRSSLPIAGQTGTLRRRFRNTPVQGRVSAKTGTLRGVRALSGYMEHPLYNTLVFSVLVNQPGQDGDTLVSAVDRVVLTLAQMRPCDGWDTEANPMLDQPTEPDGTLRPLLPWWRPGVPRPNAPSSSELTP; from the coding sequence TGGCCAACTCCCAAGCAGCCACAACCGCTGAACCGGCTAGCGCTTCACAAACCGAGGCGATCGCGCCGCCACCAGCCCCCGCGCCTAACCCCTCAACGGATCCCGCGCGCGCGCCAAAACCGCTGTCTAAAACGCTGAATCCAGCTTCTGCAACGGAGTTGGTTCCCGGAACCACCGTCACCCGTAAACCGGGGATCGAGACCGAGTTGATCGAACCGGACTCGATCGAACCGGACTCGATCGAACCGGAAACCGCCAAGCAGGAACCGATCGAAACCGTGGAAGGCAAATCCCTGCTAGCCCAAACGCCTCGGGTTTGCAGCAACCAACTGGCCGGAGCCTTAAGCCGCATTATTGATGCGCCTGCTTTTCGATCGGCCCGCTGGGGGATTCGGGTAGAAACCCTGGCCGGGAACAACGTCCTGTTCGATCGCAACGGCATCCAAGCGTTGATTCCCGCCTCCAACATGAAATTGTTTGTGACGGCGGCGGCCCTGCAACTCTATGACGGTCAAACCCCGCTCAAGAACTCCAACCTGGGCACGTTGGTGCGCACCATCAACGTCAACAGCAACAATGGCTACGCCGATTCTCTGTTTCGATCGATTGGTGGCTCCGGGGCCGTGCAACGGGCCTTGGCTCCCTTGGGCGTTAATCGTGGCGAATATCGCATGAGTGACGGGTCTGGCCTCTCTCGCAGCAATGCTGTGCAGCCCCGTGCCTTTGTCCATTTATTGGAATCCATGACCGAAGCTAAGGGAAGCGACATCTTCCGCAGTTCCCTCCCGATCGCGGGTCAAACCGGCACGCTGCGCCGTCGTTTCCGCAACACACCGGTCCAAGGTCGTGTTTCCGCCAAAACCGGCACGCTCCGGGGAGTCCGGGCCCTATCGGGCTACATGGAACACCCGCTTTACAACACCTTGGTTTTTAGCGTGTTGGTCAATCAACCGGGCCAAGATGGCGACACCTTGGTTTCAGCGGTCGATCGAGTGGTGTTGACCCTCGCTCAGATGCGGCCCTGTGATGGGTGGGACACCGAAGCCAACCCCATGCTGGATCAGCCTACCGAACCCGACGGCACATTGCGGCCCCTGCTGCCTTGGTGGCGACCGGGTGTGCCCCGGCCCAATGCCCCCAGTTCATCGGAACTCACCCCCTAA
- a CDS encoding HU family DNA-binding protein — protein sequence MNKGELIDQIAAKVNTTKKEADAILTAAIEVIMDAVAEGEKVTLVGFGTFERRERQAREGRNPKTGTKLKIPATKVPAFSAGKQFKESVAP from the coding sequence ATGAACAAGGGCGAACTGATTGACCAAATTGCAGCAAAGGTCAATACCACCAAAAAGGAAGCAGATGCCATCTTGACCGCTGCCATTGAAGTGATCATGGATGCCGTGGCTGAGGGCGAAAAGGTGACCCTGGTGGGGTTTGGTACGTTTGAGCGCCGCGAGCGCCAGGCCCGCGAGGGTCGCAACCCGAAGACCGGCACGAAACTGAAAATCCCCGCCACCAAGGTTCCGGCCTTTTCAGCGGGCAAACAGTTCAAGGAGTCGGTTGCTCCTTAA
- a CDS encoding glutamate-5-semialdehyde dehydrogenase produces MTVASSAPTLVDLARQTRQAARALALLPTADRRAALEAVAQSLSDRAAAIVAANEADCAAAQAEGISSALYGRLKLDGVKLAGAIAGVRDLAQLPDPLGDRQIHRELDQGLVLERVTCPLGVLGVIFEARPDAVVQIAALAIASGNGVILKGGKEAVRSCQALIEAIHGGLANSAVDPAAVRLLTTREETLELLRLDRYVDLIIPRGSNAFVQFVQNNTRIPVLGHADGICHLYVDEAADLTKAVPIAVDAKTQYPSACNAIETLLVHRAIAPQGVPELARALVAKGVELRGDAPTCELLQGICEITPATETDWATEYSDLILSIKLVADLDEAIDHITTYGSGHTEAIVTEDDAAADRFLAEVDAAGVYRNCSTRFADGFRYGFGAEVGISTNRLPPRGPVGLEGLVTYKYRLTGQGHVAATYAGADAKPFTHRDL; encoded by the coding sequence ATGACTGTTGCCTCATCTGCACCCACGTTGGTTGATCTTGCGCGCCAAACCCGCCAGGCGGCCCGAGCTTTGGCGCTGCTGCCGACGGCCGATCGGCGGGCGGCCTTGGAAGCGGTGGCCCAATCTTTGAGCGATCGGGCGGCAGCGATTGTGGCGGCCAATGAAGCAGATTGCGCGGCGGCCCAAGCGGAGGGAATTTCTTCGGCACTTTATGGCCGGCTGAAGCTGGACGGGGTGAAGCTGGCGGGGGCGATCGCTGGGGTGCGCGACTTAGCCCAGTTGCCGGATCCCTTGGGCGATCGGCAAATTCACCGGGAACTGGATCAAGGGCTGGTTTTGGAGCGGGTGACCTGTCCGCTGGGGGTGTTGGGGGTGATTTTTGAAGCTCGCCCCGATGCGGTGGTGCAAATTGCGGCCCTGGCGATCGCCTCAGGGAATGGGGTGATCCTGAAAGGGGGCAAAGAGGCGGTGCGCTCCTGCCAAGCGCTGATTGAGGCGATTCACGGGGGCTTAGCTAATTCGGCGGTGGATCCGGCGGCCGTGCGGCTGTTAACCACACGGGAGGAAACCCTGGAACTGCTGCGACTCGATCGCTATGTGGATTTGATTATTCCCCGAGGATCCAACGCCTTTGTGCAGTTTGTGCAAAACAACACGCGAATTCCGGTGTTGGGCCATGCGGACGGCATTTGCCATCTCTATGTGGATGAGGCCGCGGATTTAACCAAAGCAGTGCCGATCGCGGTGGATGCCAAAACCCAATACCCTTCCGCTTGCAATGCGATCGAGACCCTGTTGGTTCACCGGGCGATCGCCCCGCAGGGGGTGCCGGAGCTGGCCCGGGCCCTGGTGGCCAAGGGGGTGGAATTGCGCGGGGATGCGCCCACCTGTGAGCTGTTGCAAGGCATTTGCGAGATCACCCCGGCGACGGAAACGGATTGGGCGACGGAATATAGCGATTTGATTTTGTCGATCAAACTGGTGGCGGACTTGGACGAGGCGATCGACCACATCACCACCTATGGATCGGGCCATACGGAAGCCATTGTGACGGAAGACGATGCCGCCGCCGATCGCTTCCTGGCCGAAGTGGACGCGGCCGGAGTCTATCGCAACTGCTCCACGCGCTTTGCCGATGGCTTCCGCTACGGATTCGGGGCTGAGGTGGGGATTAGCACCAATCGCCTCCCACCGCGTGGCCCCGTTGGGCTAGA